Proteins found in one Takifugu flavidus isolate HTHZ2018 chromosome 7, ASM371156v2, whole genome shotgun sequence genomic segment:
- the cpt2 gene encoding carnitine O-palmitoyltransferase 2, mitochondrial — protein MFNLLSWRCVVAPWKRGILQRAAAADVCQRSRKNASSIEYLHQSAVPTMHYQKSLPRLPVPKLEDTIRRYLAAQSPLLEGDQFRSTEKVSQEFLNGVGSQLNKELVAQDLKNKHTSYISGPWFDMYLSARDPVVLNFNPFMTFTPDPNAEYNDQLVRATNMVCSAVRFTKTLRAGLLEPEVFHLNPAKSDTDHFKKFIRWVPSSLSWYGAYMMNAYPLDMSQYFRLFNSTRIPRSGKDELFTDERGRHVLVIRNGNMYVFDVVDRDGSMVRPAEIQAHLKYILADPTPVPRFPLGFLTTENRDVWADLREKLRAAGNAENLKMIDCALFCLCLDEENLKDHIHTSHNMLHGNGYNRWFDKSFSIIMSKDGQAAINFEHSWGDGVAVLRFQNEVFKDTTKHPVVHPGPAAATDVDSASAVSRLQFNLDAELENGIQTAKEKFESAVSRLTIHAMEFKKGGKERLKKNKLSPDAMVQLAFQMGFLRQYGQTVATYESCSTAAFKHGRTETVRPATVHTKKCSHAFVCQPRQHSVEQLKALLHQCSSYHGQLTKEAAMGQGFDRHLFALRYLAGSEGRALPHLYTDPAYAAINHNILSTSTLTSPAVNLGGFAPVVPDGFGIGYGIHDDWIGCNVSSYPSRNAHEFLECVYKSLDDIYSVLE, from the exons ATGTTTAATTTGCTATCATGGCGTTGCGTTGTTGCGCCGTGGAAACGCGGAATTTtacaaagagctgctgctgcggacGTTTGTCAACGTTCCAGGAAAAACGCGTCTTCAATCGAATATTTGCACCAAAGTGCGGTTCCAACGATGCATTACCAGAAGAGTTTACCCAG ATTACCGGTACCCAAATTGGAGGATACTATAAGGAGGTATTTAGCTGCCCAGAGTCCGCTTTTAGAAGGAGACCAGTTCAG ATCAACCGAAAAAGTTTCACAAGAATTTCTGAATGGCGTGGGAAGCCAGCTGAATAAGGAGCTGGTGGCTCAAGACCTTAAGAATAAGCACACCAGTTACATCTCAG GGCCATGGTTTGATATGTATCTTTCAGCACGTGACCCAGTAGTGCTGAATTTTAATCCTTTCATGACTTTTACGCCTGATCCCAATGCGGAGTACAATGACCAGTTAGTGCGGGCGACCAATATGGTGTGTTCCGCTGTACGCTTTACGAAAACATTACGTGCTGGACTCCTGGAGCCAGAGGTTTTCCATCTCAACCCTGCAAAGAGTGACACGGACCACTTCAAAAAATTCATTCGCTGGGTCCCATCGTCCTTATCTTGGTACGGCGCTTACATGATGAATGCCTACCCCTTGGATATGTCGCAGTACTTCCGCCTTTTCAATTCAACTCGCATTCCCAGGAGCGGGAAAGATGAGCTCTTCACTGATGAGAGAGGCCGACATGTACTTGTTATTAGAAATGGAAACATGTACGTATTTGATGTTGTAGACAGAGATGGGAGTATGGTGAGGCCTGCAGAGATCCAGGCACACTTAAAGTACATTTTAGCTGACCCAACACCAGTGCCCAGGTTCCCTCTTGGTTTCCTGACCACAGAGAACAGAGACGTGTGGGCCGACCTAAGGGAGAAGTTACGAGCTGCTGGAAATGCAGAGAACTTGAAAATGATTGATTGTGCtcttttttgtctctgtctcgATGAAGAGAACCTAAAGGATCATATTCATACCTCCCATAACATGTTGCATGGCAACGGGTACAACCGCTGGTTTGATAAGTCCTTCAGCATCATCATGAGCAAAGATGGACAGGCGGCCATCAACTTTGAACATTCGTGGGGTGATGGCGTAGCTGTGCTTCGCTTCCAGAACGAGGTCTTCAAAGACACAACCAAACATCCAGTAGTGCACCCAGgccccgccgccgccactgaTGTGGATTCAGCCTCTGCTGTCTCCAGGCTGCAGTTTAACCTGGATGCTGAGCTAGAGAACGGAATCCAAACAGCCAAGGAGAAATTTGAAAGTGCCGTATCAAGACTCACTATACATGCCATGGAATTCAAGAAAGGTGGTAAAGAAAGGCTGAAGAAGAACAAGTTAAGTCCAGATGCTATGGTCCAGCTGGCCTTTCAGATGGGTTTTTTGAGGCAGTACGGGCAAACGGTGGCCACATACGAGTCCTGCAGCACAGCGGCTTTTAAACATGGCCGCACGGAGACTGTCCGACCAGCCACAGTGCACACTAAAAAATGTTCACACGCCTTTGTTTGTCAGCCAAGACAACACagtgtggagcagctgaaggcgTTGCTACATCAGTGCTCCAGTTATCATGGACAGTTGACGAAGGAGGCAGCTATGG GTCAGGGATTTGATCGTCACCTGTTTGCCCTGAGGTACCTGGCTGGCTCTGAGGGCCGGGCCCTGCCCCACCTCTACACAGACCCAGCCTATGCAGCCATTAACCACAACATCCTCTCTACAAGTACCCTCACCAGTCCAGCTGTGAACCTTGGTGGTTTTGCCCCCGTAGTGCCTGATGGCTTTGGTATTGGATATGGTATCCATGACGACTGGATTGGCTGCAACGTATCCAGCTACCCAAGTCGTAACGCCCATGAATTCCTGGAGTGTGTCTACAAGTCTTTGGATGATATTTATTCTGTCTTGGAATGA
- the LOC130529002 gene encoding uncharacterized protein LOC130529002 isoform X2: protein MLATPVTPEFKWIYIWGLPHSESSVLLQWAKGRVGPAAHLQTDDAVHCTAHVAPNQDTNYEERFYAQASVQLTTDTMYWDPMRCAASVNLSACDCQLVCVCVCQLFDVPSSTPHISLAKGPEDCWKDLGSWVKLCRLATDWEDTSNPYVQYSPSLQVHSMSHLNKVPATPTVIVVRDCLSLLSHAPSSQKTEFPMVPDHVWAAHKYDVGLVKNCEPLIVTPKSGYRPRRAQYPLRKEAIEGIQPVFDSLLAAGVIVPCPNSPVNSPILPVKKYRPPPAPEEWRFVQDLTAVNAAVQPRAPLVPNPYTILSTVPPDATWFSVIDLSNAFFSVPVHPDSQFWFAFQFRGKGYTFTRMPQGYCESPTIYNQCLGASLASLQLQPGSALLQYVDDLLLCAPTKSQCTEDTITLLQHLATEGHKVSQSKMQYVQTEVAFLGHRISKDGKALSDKHIQAIQRAPRPVTVKELLSFIGLCSYCRAFVPNFSERVKPLNALSRSLSMSTRIQWTVETEAAFTDLKLALQSPPTLGLPDPERQFIQTVDERHGCMTSVLLQEHGGALRPVAYFSCKLDPVAAALPHCLRAIAAAEKAVVASRDLVGYSPLTLLVPHMVTAILHEQRTSHLSAARYIRYHTHLLGLPNVTVKRCNVLNPATLLPTPEEGDPHDCMAELSVSCSPRPDLMDQPLINPDLVLFVDGSASRDADTGRCKAGYAVCDSRGTVESASLPSNYSAQAAELVALTRACHLAANQSVTIFTDSSHLPHRRISSSGARWGQSILNTAGWALMANHACPRLFSITTPS, encoded by the exons ATGTTAGCTACTCCTGTAACCCCGGAATTTAAATGGATTTACATTTGGGGGCTGCCCCATTCAGAGTCAAGCGTGCTACTACAATGGGCAAAAGGCAGAGTGggccctgctgcacatctgcaaacagatgatgcagtgcactgtactGCCCATGTCGCACCAAACCAGGACACAAATTATGAGGAGCGTTTCTACGCACAAGCCTCAGTCCAGCTAACCACTGATACTATGTACTGGGATCCCATGCGCTGCGCTGCGTCTGTCAACTTGTCTGCATGTGACTGTcaacttgtctgtgtgtgtgtctgtcaactgtttgatgTTCCATCCAGTACTCCCCACATCTCCCTGGCAAAAGGGCCAGAAGACTGTTGGAAGGACCTCGGATCCTGGGTTAAGCTGTGTCGCCTCGCCACTGATTGGGAAGACACATCCAACCCATATGTCCAATACTCTCCATCACTTCAAGTTCACTCCATGTCACATTTAAACAAGGTCCCGGCAACGCCCACAGTTATCGTGGTACGGGACTGTCTCTCACTCCTCTCACACGCTCCGTCCTCACAGAAAACTGAATTTCCAATGGTGCCTGACCATGTGTGGGCGGCCCACAAATACGATGTTGGATTGGTTAAGAATTGTGAGCCGCTAATCGTCACCCCAAAGTCCGGGTACAGGCCAAGGCGAGCCCAGTACCCCCTGAGGAAGGAGGCAATAGAAGGCATACAGCCAGTATTTGACTCACTTCTTGCAGCAGGAGTCATTGTCCCATGTCCAAATTCTCCAGTAAATTCACCGATACTTCCAGTCAAGAAGTACCGGCCACCGCCTGCTCCAGAAGAGTGGCGATTTGTCCAGGACCTCACGGCCGTCAACGCCGCAGTCCAACCACGTGCACCCCTAGTCCCGAACCCTTACACCATCCTATCCACTGTTCCTCCTGACGCTACATGGTTTTCTGTCATTGATTTATCTAACGCCTTTTTCAGTGTTCCAGTCCACCCCGACTCTCAGTTCTGGTTCGCCTTCCAGTTCAGAGGCAAAGGATACACGTTCACACGGATGCCACAAGGTTACTGTGAATCTCCCACCATCTACAATCAATGCTTAGGAGCCTCCCTCGCCTCTCTCCAGCTGCAACCAGGTTCAGCACTGTTGCAATACGTTGATGACCTGCTTCTTTGTGCACCCACTAAATCACAGTGCACTGAGGACACAATCACGCTGCTCCAACACTTAGCCACAGAAGGCCACAAAGTTTCACAGTCCAAGATGCAATAtgtacaaacagaagtggcgtTTCTGGGCCACAGAATAAGCAAGGATGGAAAGGCCCTCTCAGACAAACATATTCAAGCCATCCAGCGGGCCCCTCGCCCGGTCACGGTGAAGGAACTCCTGTCATTCATTGGTTTGTGTTCTTATTGCAGAGCTTTCGTCCCAAACTTCTCAGAACGGGTGAAGCCACTGAACGCTCTGTCACGCTCCCTTTCGATGAGCACCAGGATCCAATGGACGGTGGAGACCGAGGCCGCCTTTACAGACCTCAAGCTTGCCCTACAGTCACCACCGACGCTCGGTCTCCCTGATCCAGAGCGTCAATTCATTCAAACTGTTGACGAACGTCATGGGTGCATGACGTCTGTTCTCTTGCAGGAGCATGGTGGGGCTCTACGTCCGGTCGCTTATTTCTCTTGCAAACTCGACCCAGTGGCAGCGGCTCTTCCCCACTGTCTTCGGgccatagcagcagcagaaaaggctGTAGTGGCCTCCAGAGACCTAGTGGGATACTCCCCTCTCACTCTTCTTGTCCCTCACATGGTCACTGCGATCCTACATGAGCAACGCACGTCCCACCTATCAGCAGCTAGGTACATCAGGTATCACACTCACCTCCTGGGTCTGCCTAATGTCACAGTCAAACGTTGCAATGTCTTGAatccagccaccctcctccccaccccggAGGAGGGCGACCCTCATGATTGCATGGCAGAACTCTCGGTGTCTTGTTCCCCACGTCCTGACCTCATGGATCAACCTCTTATCAAtcctgatcttgttctttttgtCGATGGGTCAGCATCCCGGGATGCGGACACGGGCCGGTGCAAAGCCGGTTACGCAGTCTGTGACTCCCGCGGCACTGTTGAATCTGCATCATTACCATCCAACTACTCAGCTCAAGCCGCTGAATTGGTGGCCCTTACCAGAGCTTGCCACCTCGCAgccaaccagtcagttaccaTCTTCACTGATTCTAG TCACTTGCCACACAGAAGGATAAGCAGCTCTGGCGCCAGGTGGGGGCAGTCCATACTCAACACGGCTGGATGGGCCCTAATGGCAAACCATGCTTGCCCTCGGCTCTTTTCCATCACTACGCCAAGTTGA
- the LOC130529002 gene encoding uncharacterized protein LOC130529002 isoform X1 — protein MLATPVTPEFKWIYIWGLPHSESSVLLQWAKGRVGPAAHLQTDDAVHCTAHVAPNQDTNYEERFYAQASVQLTTDTMYWDPMRCAASVNLSACDCQLVCVCVCQLFDVPSSTPHISLAKGPEDCWKDLGSWVKLCRLATDWEDTSNPYVQYSPSLQVHSMSHLNKVPATPTVIVVRDCLSLLSHAPSSQKTEFPMVPDHVWAAHKYDVGLVKNCEPLIVTPKSGYRPRRAQYPLRKEAIEGIQPVFDSLLAAGVIVPCPNSPVNSPILPVKKYRPPPAPEEWRFVQDLTAVNAAVQPRAPLVPNPYTILSTVPPDATWFSVIDLSNAFFSVPVHPDSQFWFAFQFRGKGYTFTRMPQGYCESPTIYNQCLGASLASLQLQPGSALLQYVDDLLLCAPTKSQCTEDTITLLQHLATEGHKVSQSKMQYVQTEVAFLGHRISKDGKALSDKHIQAIQRAPRPVTVKELLSFIGLCSYCRAFVPNFSERVKPLNALSRSLSMSTRIQWTVETEAAFTDLKLALQSPPTLGLPDPERQFIQTVDERHGCMTSVLLQEHGGALRPVAYFSCKLDPVAAALPHCLRAIAAAEKAVVASRDLVGYSPLTLLVPHMVTAILHEQRTSHLSAARYIRYHTHLLGLPNVTVKRCNVLNPATLLPTPEEGDPHDCMAELSVSCSPRPDLMDQPLINPDLVLFVDGSASRDADTGRCKAGYAVCDSRGTVESASLPSNYSAQAAELVALTRACHLAANQSVTIFTDSRYAFGVVHDFGALWKHRGFLKSDGAPILNHRLVAALLDAVLLPSQVAIFTCHTEG, from the exons ATGTTAGCTACTCCTGTAACCCCGGAATTTAAATGGATTTACATTTGGGGGCTGCCCCATTCAGAGTCAAGCGTGCTACTACAATGGGCAAAAGGCAGAGTGggccctgctgcacatctgcaaacagatgatgcagtgcactgtactGCCCATGTCGCACCAAACCAGGACACAAATTATGAGGAGCGTTTCTACGCACAAGCCTCAGTCCAGCTAACCACTGATACTATGTACTGGGATCCCATGCGCTGCGCTGCGTCTGTCAACTTGTCTGCATGTGACTGTcaacttgtctgtgtgtgtgtctgtcaactgtttgatgTTCCATCCAGTACTCCCCACATCTCCCTGGCAAAAGGGCCAGAAGACTGTTGGAAGGACCTCGGATCCTGGGTTAAGCTGTGTCGCCTCGCCACTGATTGGGAAGACACATCCAACCCATATGTCCAATACTCTCCATCACTTCAAGTTCACTCCATGTCACATTTAAACAAGGTCCCGGCAACGCCCACAGTTATCGTGGTACGGGACTGTCTCTCACTCCTCTCACACGCTCCGTCCTCACAGAAAACTGAATTTCCAATGGTGCCTGACCATGTGTGGGCGGCCCACAAATACGATGTTGGATTGGTTAAGAATTGTGAGCCGCTAATCGTCACCCCAAAGTCCGGGTACAGGCCAAGGCGAGCCCAGTACCCCCTGAGGAAGGAGGCAATAGAAGGCATACAGCCAGTATTTGACTCACTTCTTGCAGCAGGAGTCATTGTCCCATGTCCAAATTCTCCAGTAAATTCACCGATACTTCCAGTCAAGAAGTACCGGCCACCGCCTGCTCCAGAAGAGTGGCGATTTGTCCAGGACCTCACGGCCGTCAACGCCGCAGTCCAACCACGTGCACCCCTAGTCCCGAACCCTTACACCATCCTATCCACTGTTCCTCCTGACGCTACATGGTTTTCTGTCATTGATTTATCTAACGCCTTTTTCAGTGTTCCAGTCCACCCCGACTCTCAGTTCTGGTTCGCCTTCCAGTTCAGAGGCAAAGGATACACGTTCACACGGATGCCACAAGGTTACTGTGAATCTCCCACCATCTACAATCAATGCTTAGGAGCCTCCCTCGCCTCTCTCCAGCTGCAACCAGGTTCAGCACTGTTGCAATACGTTGATGACCTGCTTCTTTGTGCACCCACTAAATCACAGTGCACTGAGGACACAATCACGCTGCTCCAACACTTAGCCACAGAAGGCCACAAAGTTTCACAGTCCAAGATGCAATAtgtacaaacagaagtggcgtTTCTGGGCCACAGAATAAGCAAGGATGGAAAGGCCCTCTCAGACAAACATATTCAAGCCATCCAGCGGGCCCCTCGCCCGGTCACGGTGAAGGAACTCCTGTCATTCATTGGTTTGTGTTCTTATTGCAGAGCTTTCGTCCCAAACTTCTCAGAACGGGTGAAGCCACTGAACGCTCTGTCACGCTCCCTTTCGATGAGCACCAGGATCCAATGGACGGTGGAGACCGAGGCCGCCTTTACAGACCTCAAGCTTGCCCTACAGTCACCACCGACGCTCGGTCTCCCTGATCCAGAGCGTCAATTCATTCAAACTGTTGACGAACGTCATGGGTGCATGACGTCTGTTCTCTTGCAGGAGCATGGTGGGGCTCTACGTCCGGTCGCTTATTTCTCTTGCAAACTCGACCCAGTGGCAGCGGCTCTTCCCCACTGTCTTCGGgccatagcagcagcagaaaaggctGTAGTGGCCTCCAGAGACCTAGTGGGATACTCCCCTCTCACTCTTCTTGTCCCTCACATGGTCACTGCGATCCTACATGAGCAACGCACGTCCCACCTATCAGCAGCTAGGTACATCAGGTATCACACTCACCTCCTGGGTCTGCCTAATGTCACAGTCAAACGTTGCAATGTCTTGAatccagccaccctcctccccaccccggAGGAGGGCGACCCTCATGATTGCATGGCAGAACTCTCGGTGTCTTGTTCCCCACGTCCTGACCTCATGGATCAACCTCTTATCAAtcctgatcttgttctttttgtCGATGGGTCAGCATCCCGGGATGCGGACACGGGCCGGTGCAAAGCCGGTTACGCAGTCTGTGACTCCCGCGGCACTGTTGAATCTGCATCATTACCATCCAACTACTCAGCTCAAGCCGCTGAATTGGTGGCCCTTACCAGAGCTTGCCACCTCGCAgccaaccagtcagttaccaTCTTCACTGATTCTAGGTACGCCTTTGGTGTAGTTCATGACTTTGGAGCATTGTGGAAGCACAGGGGCTTCCTCAAGTCTGATGGCGCTCCCATCTTGAATCATCGGCTGGTGGCGGCTCTTTTGGACGCTGTCCTTCTCCCCTCACAGGTCGCAATCT TCACTTGCCACACAGAAGGATAA